In Garra rufa chromosome 14, GarRuf1.0, whole genome shotgun sequence, the genomic stretch tggttttaaaatgatacaatcaagatgaaattgaagtgcagactttaagctttaattcaaggggttgaacaaaaatataacataacatgctaaggaattacaaccatttttatacacagagcCCTCATTTtaggggctcaaaagtaattcaacaaataaatataatcataactaaaatgttcatttttagtattttgttgagaatcctttgcagggaATGACTGTCTTAAAGTcaccctgaaatcaaaattaaagtttttttggcttttagtatgaatatattagccttaaggttatctataagctagtgtgcttcaaagcaAAGACAAAATTCACGTTAGCAAgttatgggcattcaaaacttacagtctcgtcacttccgccaatgtgaatcaaggatttggatgatatcaccgtgcacttcagtttctcatcaaacgttctgtccaatcaaatgctctctagagtctgtagtgtcccgccccctacacagagacacagtaacccggagcagatcatatgagCTCGTATGTGCGATCGGCAAgcattaaactacacagcctcagcatgattatgatcactattttgttttagcaagagtttcatatttaATCTGTGGggtgatttattagtctgtggctgtcataagcttacaaatgcagctttaccgagctcaacggctctggcccgagcagatattaatggaacgctattggctattcaaaattagtgggcggggctgggcgatatgtttttgtttcagttaaaagtacgtcaccacttggataacgctgcgtgtttcaaggcacttcagtggaccttgtggatagttcacccaaaaatgaaaatttgatgttaatctgcttacccccagggcatccaagatgtagatgactttgtttcctcagaaaaacacaaatgcagatttttaatgaaaacgggtgcagtctgccagccttatcatggacgtggatgggcaccaaacctttaaaagtaaacaaaaacatgcacagacaaatgcaaattacaccctgcgactcgtgacgatacattgatgtcctaagacacgaaacgatcagtttttgtgagaaactgaacagtatttatatcattttttacctttgacacACAGCCaagtccatctgtcatgagcacgagtttggcatcagtcacgtcacatgagcacgcgctctggcgtagattACAcaaaacaccggaagcgatctgtcgtaTGTATACGACACTTTCCACAGTGCACAGATTGTGAGTAtagtggctattcaaaatggtaattacttgcgcgtatcctgattgtttaaaccaatttaaagctaaaagattacgtttgcttgcgcaaactcatccgggacttttcactgatttccccttacggcgtttgcgtattctacgccagagcgcgtgcacatgtgacgtgactgatgccaaactcgtgctcatgacagatggacgtggctgtgtctcaaaggtaaaaaattatataaatactgttcagtttctcgcaaaaatgttacgtgtcttaagacatcagtgtatcgtcacgagtcgcaaggtgtaatttggatttgtctgtgcatgtttttgtttacttttaaaggtttggtgcccattcacgtccatgataaggctggcagactgcaccggttttcattaaaaatcttcgtttgtgtttttctgaggaaacaaagtcacctacatcttggatgcattgggggtaagcagataaacatcaaattttcatttttgggtgaactatccctttaagtctggaactcatggacatcaccatagactgggtttcctcctttgtggtgctttgccaggcctttactgcagctgacttcagttgttgttggtttgtgggtctttctgaatttagttttgtcttcagcaagtgaaatgcatgctcaatcaatttgaaatcagaagattgacttggccattgcagaatattccactttttttaagagaggatcatccaatcatccaccatactgtcatcttttgtgaacatccaggcttttttatgttgctgagctcaccagtgtgttctttttcttctcagaattcaccaaactgttgatttggtcactcctaatgttcctgctatctctctgatgcatttcttttgtttttgaagcctaacaattgtctgtttaacttgcatgcagagctcctttgactgcatgatgggttcagagcaacagcttccaaatacaaatggcacacttagaatcaactccaaaccttttacctggttaacagtgatgggcaagctacttggaaaatgtagtgagctaagctaacagttactcttcattaaatgaagcttaactacactaaagctacagccttgggtaatgtagcagGCTAAgttacagcatcatggcaaaagtagttcactacatctaagctattttttaaaatgtcatttttctattgaaccaacatcataccaagtcaatgctctctcagtgatcaattaaattgtcagtcacacaggcatacaagttcagtttaattgtttatttaaccactcttccaaaccaatttggcaacaaaaatcagtatcagACAGGACtagatttatctcatattttggggggttgaattcttatttggaaaaaaaaacaatggcaccagtttcagaatattaaacgaataaaacagggaaaacatgaaatttgtaaataaaataattgtatacatATTACTGAATAACATaagtctatatatgaatgggtgttcgtcaactgattgcatgctgtcagagtttacagtgttgacagcttcgtaaaaaatagcctaatggaagcgctgtagatttgctgtatatagctactaaaatatgacacacaaaaacagcactttaatttactgccatttttttaacaaagatagtgattgatttcatgaatacaggagcctgttttttttattgtcagaatctatagttcataacaaatacaaaaataatacaaatcacaaacatttgcagtcaagactgtgaataaaagacaagtgtggaatgtaagccagatttggcccagagcctgttactatctgggaagcaaagctaaattctattgtaaatttgttaactgacagtaagaatatataacctAATCAAgtggctattttcgtttgcagaaggtaaaacacattaacataaattgtaagtctttgagaggaaaaattaaaccgacaggtcacagcggcctaagtcacattttattatattctgaaataaacaggcctacagcgtaatgttataatgttttgacattatttccctcactccacaacaaatcctttaacttgaacctaattcagaacagaacaatgatggaataaataaataaatacatttgcctaaacattccaaaacaaattaaatgcgaaactgaaagtaaagttgggcttatgtagactacctctcttgccacaaatacaaatgatccatttctgcaatgtatttgaagcgaaattgttatgcattgggtaagctttacTTCATGCATGTCGAcagaaaatatcatgatgagcaaaaatgtgaccggtggtcacgctgaactgcatgtaatacacactatttaaactgactagtgtaacttttgggtgactgtgttttatttttcaaatgaacaggCTGCAGTGATAGTGTGCGCGTAATAAGACACcagcgcgatcaaacagctgaatggCATATTCTGTCATTTTGGTCATACCGGTAGTAACGACGTAATTcgatactgcaaagtccaaagcaatttgaagtatcaagaatattagcaaagattattatgaTTCGTTTGTTTTTGCTAAGAACGaaccgaaacattttgcctttcaccatgaatttgacacccacaCCCACCCACTCCCCATCTCCTACTCCaggtttgagatcttcccagagcactagcctgcttcaaagactaaaatcaaggcgcccatcactagttcTAATTCTACGTTTTGCATTGTGGattgcaacctttgggttacaagtccaactctctaaccattaggccacggctgccccgtgCAGTCATTCCAGATcatccattttaaaataaaaagcagctaaaagtggttttaattttagtcatcAGTGCAGTTCTGGTATAATTTAAACCTAAACTATTTTTTGATGTCCAATGGCCACCTGGACAGGTGAACAGTCAGTGTTCTTGAACTCACTTGTTTTTCTGGTCGGTAGCTGGTTATTCTCTCACACTGGGCAAGAATGCAGCTTTAAAGATCTGCTTCTGTGAACTTCCTTCATGCATCTTGTGAAATCCAGTTGAGACATGTGTCTTTAAACATTGAGGAGAAGGATATCATTTTGTTCGGTATGAGGTTCCATCTGCTCCAATCAGCTCATGGCTGAGTAATGTTTAAATCTATTATTGCTGGAGACTATTTGCATTTTCATTGTCCAGAGCTGAAGTCTTACATGAAAAGAGGATGAATTCTCCATTCTTTGACCTTAAGAAGGTGTTTGTGGCTTCTGTCTATTTCCTTGAAGCATCATACTTTCACTTCTGTCAGTGTATGTTACAAAATTGTGTTTGATggaaaacatttttgtttgttgttgcaATTGTCTGTTGTGACGTTTAATTCAAGTCATTGATGCTGAACAGGAAGAGAGTTAAAACTAAAAAGTGAAACTAAACGTTCTAATATCAGTTTATAACAGCATAAACAGCTTAGATAAAACAAGCAAAGTAGTTATTTTAGGActgtaaactgttttttttttaggtttaggTCTAGTATCTTTGACCTTGATGTCTTGGTATTTGGTGGTATGAGAAGATCATGTTCatgtaaatatatttcattttgcTGCTTTACTATGTTGATAATGGCAACTTATcgaattacttttttaatatttcagatcATTAATTTCACACTTTAGTACACCTGATTTTTTTGTATTAtcttttattaaaatatacataCAGCAACATAAAACAGTAACATGAAGTAACTGACAAATCACAGGAACCACAGactgactcaaaaaaaaaaaaaacagacacaaaCAAAGATCACCTGTATTGCATACTAATAATTAAAATGTGATTTTGCTTCTACAGGGTAAATATTCATACAGCTGCTCTAGTTGTAAATGATAGTCCTGTCGATCCAGGAGCGCAGTGGGGACATGCGGGCGTAGACTACTGGATAACGGGTGTCGCAAGTGCTGGTTCCCCAAGACACAGCCCCCACCAGAGTCCAGACCCCTAAACGCTCACACACCAGAGGACCACCAGAATCACCCTGTGGAAAAGGTAAACACACGTTTGAGATTGAACAGCAGCAGCACTGATACACTAATGTGTTTGTCTTGATCTGTCTTCACGTACCATGCAAGATGATGATCCAGATCCTCCAGCACAGATCATGGCATCAGTGATTCTACTCTGACCCCAGATCTGCCTGCACACAGCAGGATTTATGATGGGGATGCCTGTTTGCTGCAGGATCATAGGACTccctaaaaaaaacaacagaccTCAGACTCATGTTCAGAATCATGTGAAAAACAACAAGTAATATCCAAGTAATTCTTGCAACTCATCTTTGTATTACAGCTGACTTACTCGTGGTGGCAGTTTGGCCCCAGCCAGTGGTGAAGCAGCGGGTTCCAGGCAGGATGTTGATGGATGATGGAGCCAGACATATAGGAGAGATACGGGGAGTAAATGTGACTGGAGACGACAGTTTCAGCAGAGCAATGTCATTGCTTTTGGTTGTGGTGCTGTAAAGTGGATGGGCGATAACCTGCACATACACAAATGATGCATGAATGGTTACTAGTGACAGTTAATCATGAAATATCATCTAAGATAAAAGCATTCTTCATTCCTATTGTTATTTTAAcactttcattcattttattatgATACACTTTGCACAGAGTTTATAGTATATTTTCTTTcctaagctaaattttcagtgcatgaataaaataaagtattttaacaACTTTTAGAAGTACACACATAGACGACCTCAACGATTCAATTCTGATATTCAGTATTTGTGATGTTTATTAAAAACTGATTTTTGATTTTGTCTCTGAAATCATTAAAGATTATTACCTTGGAAACTAGTTTGATCTGGATGGGTTCAGCATTGGAGCTACGATCATGTTCTCCAAGAATGACACGGTGAGAGCCAACCCTAAAAAGAGAGATTGAGATAAAATGATTAGATAAAGAGCAATAGAAAGCTGACAGAGCCATCTATTAATCACTATCGTATGTGATATTTGTCAGATTGAAGACTTACGCGAAACGGCAGTGGGCAGCAGTGAGAACCCAGTTCTGGTTGATCAGGGATCCTCCGCAGAAGTGGAAACCAGTGGTATCCTGTAAGGTAAAACATTTCATTGAGAACATAATATTTTTCTCCTAGAACAAAGCAGTCAAATGTGTGATCAAAAACAGTACAGACAGACAATTGATATTACCTGAAGAGAGACCTGCCAGGGCCAAGAGCCCGAGATGGCATTCTGTCCGTTCACAATCCTGCTGCCGATCGTCTGTGGTCTAATTGCAGGCACTCCACAACCTGTTATTACAGAATGTAACACATTGTTCATGAGACAAGAATGAGAAAGGAagcacaaaaatgtacagataatttactcacccgcttgtcatacaggatgttcatgtctttctttcttcagtcctaaagaaatagttttttgaggaaaacatttgagaatTTCTCTCAATAAAGTGGGCTTCTATGGTGCACCtgagttcgaacttccaaaatgcagtttaaatgcagcttcaaagggctttaaaagatcccagccgaggaagaatggtcgatggacaattgacaatttatatactttttaacctcaaatgctcatcttgtctagctcttcgTCAACTcacttttttttgtgaaatatgtttgatcttctttgcaagttcactttgtaaacactggttcggtacttctgcagcgatgtagggcgattttaaagttggaggagatgagatgggagttttaccctaactgtcatgaaccggaatacactgagttgatgcagagctagataagacaagCTTTTGAGATTAAAAGGTGTATaaattgtctctttttttttttaaacagccaatcattttgctagataagacacttcttcctcggctgcgatcgtttcgagccctttgaagctgcatttaaactgcattttggaagttcaaactcgtaggcaccatagaagtccatatggaaaagaatcctgaaatgttttcctcaaaaaacaatttctttacgactgaagaaggctggatgacaagggggtgagtaaattatctgtacatttttgttatggaAATAAACTTCTCCTTTGAGAAAGGTACTGCGTTTTCATAAATCTTGCAAACATTTAAAGGAGACACTTACCCAGAGCAGAGGCCACCAGAGCAAGGCAGGTGATGGAGAAGATGGTGAAGGTCATGATGTAGATGAGTGTGTGATGTATCTCACTGATGTATCTATAGGTGCTCTTTCTTGCCTTTTATATCATTTACAGCAGGCGATAAGTGTGGGATGTGATGGAGTGCCATCCCCTTTAGCTCCAATGAGCTCATGGATAAGGAATGTTTAGATCTGTTATCGCTGGAGTTGATCAGAATCTTTATTGTTAAGAAGTGATGTCTTATGTGCAAGGAGGATAATTTCCCCGTCTTTGACCTTGAAGAATGTATTTATGACTTCTATTTCCTTAAGAAATGTCATGATGTCATGCAATGTTTTAGATGGAATgctgttttctattttctatttttctgTTGAATCTGTTCCAATCAGTGATGCTCAACAGGAAGAGATTGAAATTGTCAGTTATGAGAACTGCTCCGATGTGGAACTAAAAGTTTTAATATCAGTTTATTCTGTAACATCACAAGCAGTTTAGATAAAACAAGCAAATTAGTTATTTTAGGACATCTTATCATAGCCACTGTAAAGAACTGGCATGAAGTCAACCATTTtctcattttctaaaatatttatttagctaTATTTTACCTCATCTGCACTTTTCAGCAACACAACATGCACTTTTAGCATTATTTTCTGGAAAGCACTAGTACATCAAACTGTATTAAGCTATACAatttttgttatttagttttgTACTACTACAAACTGTATTGATTTgcgtgtaatttatttatttttaacagaaTTAATTTTGGAAAGTTACTTTAACATTTGCAGTTAAAAGCTGAATTAAACACTATCTGTTTTGaccttattttaatttaatgtggtTTAACATTTTTACGTGTACAGTATTGGGGTACATTTGTACACAATACACAGCAAATttctggagttcgaaaatcaggagttaggcaaaaaagtgtgaaagtgttaaatttttggagtttattttttaactctcactacattttgtgttacgggatactccctggctgtgttgtatttcggagttcattcattggtgttcaggagCACGTtttaacgttacatcaggagcgcgccatgacacgagcctggtttTGCCACACGaggactgatgaagttgtctacttcgtcttgaggtaggtaaaaaactaattccaaaatgttctttatcttctgacagaccGCTGATTACATAGCTGTTACGTTATATActgtgtactgacgccaataaccgcggcgaactttgtgttgaatgaatctccgatgcaaaacatggaCTTTTTTTCCCGATGTGAACGAGCTAATATTAGCtaacgtctttctgttcaccttatttttgtaaacgagtgttttgctgtcaaatttaagtagtgactcgctcaagaaacattctgttaagcttccataaagTAATGCctacgagacgaggtaatatctagcaatgtcagtaaactgaagtgtctaacgTTACCCTGGCTTAAAACGATCATAGTTTATCCATGAACGTGTAAAGTTAtgctgcaatgttttgagtcgtaacggctaacgttacaaatgttttagtagtgactcgtgacttatgagagttcgtggcttccatattaaacattttgcattttcaatcacactaacattagaggttattttaaatgacatgttttctcttctttgtcaggatgttgacagaagtgcaAGGATGGAGGgaagattttctcaattcaggtgagttcTATGTTTAGTAAgcagttaataaagagtaagtgactgtaattttatgatttgttttgttaataacatgttgttgatgttattgtgtagtccagcagaagtttttgataCCAGAAAACGACACTGAAAATCCcagatgaccagggctcagctgatgtactacacgTTTTCTTGCTGcttggatgtcaaaggactggtaagggttaaataatatttaaaaatttattgaaaaaaaataaataaataaataaaaaaataatatatatatatatatatagttacatttgtctgaacgattatctttttttttttttttagatttacaaGAGTTATCACGGATGCTTGGAATAGTGGTTGCTACATGGATCCTGGAAAAATTGAACACTTGGAAAGTAATTGAGGCCATGAAGATCAATTTTGAAGAGGCAACATATCATCTGGTGAAAAGGTTTGTTTAGACAACACTATTATGTTCCAAATATTTAGCTTGAATTAATTCACTCAtccagtcatccaagatgttcatgtctttctttcatcagtcataaagaaattgtgttttatgaggaaagcattgcaggatttttctcaacaTAGTGGATATCTGTGGTGCTTAACGGgttgaatacatttatatttatacagtttttaacctcaaatgctggtcttgtctacctctgcgatgcacatgcatactctgtgcactctggttcaatacatttatagtatatcgaaaaactcttctcattttctcattgatgttcaaccttttttttcttttctttttttgttgcaaagggcatttgatcatctttgcacgttcactttgtaaacactgggtcagtacttctacagcgatgtaggacaattttgaagttagagatgGATGAAAttgagatggtagttttttgacgtaccctaactgtcttgaaccagagtgcacaaagTACGTATGCTCAATgcacagctagacaagatgagcatttgtggttaaaacgtgcacaaatattaatttattaatgaaagtaacacattgttttgctagttaagacccttcttccccggttgggatggtttagagccatttgaagttgcattgaaactgcaattctgGAATTCAAACTCGCACGCACCATTTaagttatatggagagaaatgctgtgaaatgaatgtttttcttaaaaaaataatttctttgtgactgaagaaagaaaagaaatacatgaacctcttggatgacaagcaggtgagtaaattatctgtattttttgttctggaagtggactcttcctttaatgcctattgtttataaagggatgtttatcttgtgtttcagtCATGCCAAAGTCTTGATGACCATCACCTGGCCAataaagaaaaccctcagccatatcttcttgcctcagggacatcaaaagcacaggtttccacctttttcATTGTCTTGGAcagagaagtttcgccttgtcagtcatgtacATCCTTGGGTACTGTTGAcgagctgttcaagtaaagtaaagtatcatgatgctctgtccagcctgtacatttttttttttttttttacagacaaatgtatataatattgatagaggtacaactgaagtcaaagaactgagagcaaggcagttgaacaagcagtaattttcttatttaagttctgtcctcatggaatgtatcctggtatcactgtggattTTTTCTTGTTGCTTCATCTGATTTATATCTACTTCATTTTATAATCATTCaggcttgattttatataatgcaatgatgtgtgttgactatgctgtatacaattttaccaaACATTTCCTGTTGGCACTGCAGacttattaaatgtaaatgttttgctgttagattttacagtattttatgacaacagttaatttcaaagtgtttacatgcatggaatttctaaatccaatctatgtatttcctccAATAAAAGCAGaaagttgagagtatggctttcagtgtagtcatttccacataaaacatattgtgtttttaacactggttaaagagtttaaattataattaactaaattttagagttaaaattactctccaaattattaatattttaactccagaaagtgttaaaatttaACTCGGAGAAAGTGTTAAAAATTCAACTCCAAGAGCGGAGTTATTTTAACTCTGCGCTGGAGTCTATTTGATGGTCACGCATGTACACTCAGATTGAGTTGATTTTAACTACCAGGGAGTTTATTCCAAAGACCAGAATTTGCTGTGTACAGGAAAGTTTAGGGTTTCTCAAGAACAACAAAATAGAAGAAGTGAAGTACTTAATCAGAAGGGGAAAACCACTTCTTGCTTATATCTGTCAGTCAAACTTCTGAATGTGATTTTTCTTTTAGAGGAAAcctttcaaaacatttttattgtatatttactACACCTTTAACCGGCAAGATAATGTGGCTCATCTAGCTTTAAACCATGTGGTTTGGTCAGATCCTAATCTAGTTTGGTTTCTCGCCGAGGTGACTAAACACAGTAACCAGAAATGTCTTAACTGGATTCTTATGTAATTGGGTACTAGATGTTTAATGAATGCTAGTGTAGTCTGTCCTGAGGAGCATCCTTCAGATACAGTGTTAGCAGTCTGACTAGTAGTCTGCTAGCAGTCTGGCTTTAGTTAATTAAaagtgaaaaatgaaaaaaaaataaataaataaataaatggaacaCTTATGGAATATCAgtctttgtcattttttaatagaAGTCGTTGAATGGTTTGTCTGTGATGGATTGTAAGTGTAAAAACACTTGCAGTAAGTTTCTTTGGCTGAGTTTATTAATGTCATCCATTAACATTTACATAACAAAGGGTTACCTCATAAAAAGGCATGGTATATTTGGTAATAAAAAGCAATTATGGATGAATTTATATTCCTAATgcctattaatttaattttattaataattgttaAATTGTTAAACTTTGAGTCAGCGaccagtgtgtttgtgtgtctgagctcaaccattttaaaataaatagaagCTAAATTGGGTTTCTTTGGTCT encodes the following:
- the LOC141284482 gene encoding chymotrypsin-like protease CTRL-1; protein product: MTFTIFSITCLALVASALGCGVPAIRPQTIGSRIVNGQNAISGSWPWQVSLQDTTGFHFCGGSLINQNWVLTAAHCRFAVGSHRVILGEHDRSSNAEPIQIKLVSKVIAHPLYSTTTKSNDIALLKLSSPVTFTPRISPICLAPSSINILPGTRCFTTGWGQTATTSNPMILQQTGIPIINPAVCRQIWGQSRITDAMICAGGSGSSSCMGDSGGPLVCERLGVWTLVGAVSWGTSTCDTRYPVVYARMSPLRSWIDRTIIYN